A region of the Leptospira venezuelensis genome:
ACATGCAATGTTACAGAACTCCCCTCCTAAAACATTGGCTGTTATCGGTGCAGGAGCTATAGGAATTGAATTTGCGGACTTCTACTCTAGCATGGGAACCCAAGTAACAATCGTAGAGATGCAGGACAAAATCCTTCCATTAGAGGATTCTGAAATATCTAACTTACTAAATCGTTCCTTCGTAAAAAGAGGCATCCAAATCCTTACAAGTGTAGGAGTTTCAGAACCAAAACTAGAATCAGATGGAGTTTCTATTCTTCTAAAAGGAGAAGGAATAGCACCAGAAGGTGAAAGAAGAAAGTTTGATAAGGTACTCGTTGCTATAGGTGTTACTCCAAATACGGAGGACATACACTTGGAAGAGATTGGAGTATTCCTTCAAAAAGGATTTATTAAAGTAGATTCTAAATTTAAAACCAAGGTCTCGAATATCTACGCGATCGGAGATTGTATTGGAGCACCGTTACTTGCCCATGTGGCTTCTACAGAAGGAGTTAAAGCGGCAGAAGCAATCTCCATCCAAAACAAAAATCCACATGGATTAGTTTTTGAACCTTTGGATTATCTCAAGATCCCTGCTTGCACTTACTGCCATCCTGAAGTTGCCTCGGTAGGTTTAAAGGAAGAAGAAGCCAAAAAATCAGGTATCGACGTTGTAGTAGGAAAATTTCCATTTAGAGCAAACGGTAGAGCGCAAGCCCTAGGCGAAGTTGAAGGAATGGTAAAACTAGTAGCCGATCGAAAAACGGGTGAAGTATTAGGAGCTCATCTAATAGGCCCCAATGTTACCGAAATTTTAGGAGAGATCAATTTAGGTATGGGATCCGAACTGACTCTAAAAGAAATTGCAGGAAGAATTCATGCCCATCCTACACTTTCAGAATCCGTAATGGAAGCCGCAGCGCAAGCTTTAGGAGAGGCGATTAATATCTAACTAGGCTTATACGGAGACGTTTGATTCTTCCAAAGATCCGGTGAACAGGATATCCATCTTGTTCACTTTAAACTCTTTAGGTAATTTAGAATCAATGGTCAAAAGTTCTGAGTCCAAATCATGGAATTTGCCTGACTTCTCATCGAAGAAATGGAAATGGTCATCGATATTGCTATCGAATACCGATTTACCCAAACAAGAAAATTTAAATTCTCTTAATAGACCTGCAGATACTAAAACGTTCAAAGTATTATAAACGGTAGCCAAACTCATCTTCAAAGATCGCTTATCTACCCATTCTTTTACTTCTTCTGCAGTTGGATGATCTGCTTCACAAAGCACGTATTGGCAAATGGAAATCCTTTGCATGGTCGGTTGTATTGAAACCGATTTTAATCTACTCTCTATTTCGTCCGGAGTCAGGCAGTATTGTTTGTGTTTACCTAAAACAGTCATGGTCGTCGGTTCTCTCTATTGGCCTATATATCTGACGGTCCGAATGGCCCGAATATAAAGCAAAAAGTCTAGAAGATATGAATTCCTATAAGGATCTTGCAAAAAAGGAAGGATTTATGCAATCTAAAAAAAGGAGGCCAAAAAAACCCCGGAAATCGCGGATTTTCCTTTGAAACGTATCTGAATCTCTATAACCTGACGAAAAATCTTTGAAAAGCAGAGAATGATGAGAAACAAATTTTTTACTACCCTACTCTTTCTCTCCCTGGTCCTAAACGTTTCAGTTTGGGCCGAAACAGGGGCATCCCCTCAAACAAATACATTAGCTCAATCCGAAACGGATTCGGCTCATGGGGAACATGGAACTGGAAACGGGCACCAAGAGACTGCATCGGCCCATGGTGAAGCAGGAGACGATCTTCCTTTATGGTCGGTTATTCCTTTCGTTTTAATCCTACTCAGTATTGCACTTCTACCTCTGATCTCTCATACAACTGAGCATTGGTGGGAGAATAATAATAATAAGCTCCTTCTTTCCTTAGCTCTAGGAGGAGTTTCTTTCGGGATCTTAATGGCACATAGCTGGGGTGGAAAAATTTTCCATACAATGGTATTCGATTATATTCCGTTTATCATTCTGCTAGCATCGCTCTTCTATATTTCCGGAGGGATCGTTTTAAAGGGAGATATAGAAGCTACTCCTGTGAATAATACAATCTTCCTGGTTGTAGGAACTTTCCTGGCTTCTTTTATTGGAACGACTGGAGCTTCTATGCTTCTCATCCGTCCTTTACTTAAAACTAACTCAGAAAGAAAACATGTGGTCCACACAGTGATCTTCTTCATTTTTTTGGTTTCTAATATCGGCGGTTCTCTAACTCCTCTCGGTGATCCTCCATTATTCTTAGGTTATCTGCAAGGTGTTCCATTCGTTTGGACATTTAAACTATTCCCTCAGATGATCATCGCTTCCGGAATTTTACTTGTGGTCTATTTTATCTGGGACACGATCATGCACGGAAAAGAAACTAAAAAGGACCTCCGTTACGATCATTCTCATAGACAACCTCTTGGGTTAGAAGGTCAGGTAAACCTACTCTGGCTTTTAGGAGTGATCCTTTCAGTAGCTTTCTTAAACCAAAACTATATCCCTGCGATTGAGAAATATCCTTTCTTAAGTTTCATCAGAGAAGCAGTTCTGGTCGGCTTGATCGCACTCTCTAAAGTGACTTCTGATCCTAAACTAAGAGAAAAGAATAAATTCACCTTAGGCCCAATCCAAGAAGTGGCTTATCTTTTCATCGGGATCTTCTTAACCATGATCCCTGCACTTCTCCTGTTAGAACATCATGGAAAAGAATTGGGAATTACCGAAAGATATCAGTTCTTCTGGGTAACCGGTGGATTCTCAGGAGTCCTGGACAATGCTCCTACCTATCTGACATTCTTATCCTTGGCTAAAGGATTATTAGGATTTTCTAATGTAACTCAAATCCTGGCAGATCCAGTGGGCGAAGAATTGTTAAAAGCGATTTCCGTGGGCGCGGTATTTATGGGCGCATTGACCTATATTGGTAACGCTCCTAACTTCATGGTAAAATCTGTGGCCGAAGAGAATAAGATAAAAATGCCAAGTTTCGGAGGATATGTAGTGTATTCCTTCCTACTTTTGGTTCCTACCTTCTTACTTTTGACCTGGATTTTCTTTATCTAGATTAATTTCTTCTCCGCTTCATTAAGAGGCGGAGAAGTTTCACTCTTCCTTCACCGGAACAAACACCACTGAATGGATAGTTTTGGTGCCTGGAGTTCCATCTTCCGATAATCTTTGCGTGTACATCACTTCTGCTTTTGTATTTCTTGCAGGTTTGTACATTATAATTTGATTCACATAGTCGAATACTGAAACGGAATAATCGATCACAGTCAAAGCAGCTTGCAAAGGAAGAAACCTAGATCTGCTCACGGGTTTCATTTCAGTTTCCTGAGGAAGTGCCAGCCATTTGTACATTCTAGCAGATCTTCCTATACTTTTAACATTCTCCCATTCCAGTTTTGTTTCCGGAAATATAGCCTGCACTTGTTTGAAATTTACTCTAACTGGAAGATTTTTCTCTTTGGATTCTCTTAACGCGGTGGATAATTGAAGATCGAATGTGTCTTCATCTAAATATTCTATTTCATTGCAGGAAGAAAATACAGTCTCGCAGATATCTCCATATCTTTTATGAACAAAGAAGATCAGATTGATCTTTCCACTTCCAGGATGATATAGAACTTTAGCGTTATAATCTCCTGTCTTCTTGAAATAGACACCTCTGTAAATTCTTCGGATAAGCCCCCATCCAATCAGACCAACATCCTTTAAAACGGGAGGATCTGCAATTTCTAATCCACGGATAGCTATATGAAGTTTTTCGATAGCGACTCTTCCGTCTCTTTTAGATATTTCTAATAGAAAATCTCTGAGTTCGTCTAATTCATCATCTGCGAGTTTTAGATTTTTTCCGGAAAGATCCACCAGGACCTTTCCGGCATTCTCTTCTAAAAGTTTTCGGACTTCTGATTTTCCGCCTTTGGAATTTAATTCATCCAAAGTATAACGGATACAATCTTGCTCGTGACAAGAGATCTGCTCTTCGTATCTATCGATACCAAAATAGCCTGTGGAAGGATCGGGCGCTTCTGAAAACAGAAGGCCCGGAGAGAGAAATAAACTTAGGACTAAAAGTTTAGCTAGCTTCGTCCGTATATTCCATGACCAGATACATGAGTGTCTCAGTATCTGTTGGATTGATATATTCGTGGGGAACATCCGCTCTAAAATATACGGAATCCTTTGCATCCAGTTCTACCACCTTGTCCCCCACACGGAGGCGCAATTTTCCTTGGACCACGACTAGGTTCTCAGTTGTTCCAGCCTTATGAGCTTCTGCAACTTCGATTCCACCTGGTTTCAGGATCAGTTCGTAAAATTCTACCCTTCTGCCTCCGATAAACGGAAACAAGGCACGACTAGAATATACCTTTGAACTGGAATATAAGACTTTTGTATTCTCTGCTTTTAAGAGAAAAACTCCCTCTGTTCCTTTTTCTTTTAGAAGTTCACTGAAAGGAACATTAAGACCAGTTGCGATCTTCCATAATACTGCGATTGTAGGAACACTTTTACCTTGCTCTATTTGAGAAAGCATGGCTCGGCTCACACCACAACGAGATGCCAATTTGTCTAATGAGAGTCCTTTAGTATGGCGAATTAATTTTAGGTTTTCTTTAACGACTTCTGTTATATGTTCGCTGGAGATGAGTTCCTTCCCATCCAGTTCTTCGGCGTCGGCCTGTTTCATACCTAATTCGTCCAATATAACGGAACATGTGTCAATCCAATTTCAATCCTTTCAAAAGAGGATGATTAAATTAGAGAAGGATCCACAGAGGAGTCTATGAGGGAAACAAAGCACAAATTCCAAGTCCCTAAGACTCCAATCCATAAATGGTATGAAAAGGGATTCATACTCGCTGTAGAAAAACCTGCTGGGATCCCGGCCCAAGCTACATTCGATCCGAACCGTCCTAACTTGGAAGATCTTGTTAGGCAACAAGAGAAGGAGCCAGATCTACGGTTACTTCACAGATTGGATAGAGATACAAGCGGCATTCTATTATTCTGCAAAGAGCCATCCAGAAACAAAGAAGCAGATTCAATCTTAGCTGATTCAAAAAAAACTTACATTGCAGTTTGTAACGGAATTCCAACAGAAAAAGAATTTAGAGTTGAGTGTTTCTTAAAAGACGGAAAAGGAAAAGTAAGTTCAGTTCGTTCAGGTGGTAAAAAAGCGATTACCGATTTTACACTTCTTTCTGCTTCAAAGGAGAAGAACATCTCTTTGATTGCTGCAAAATTAGTTACTGGCAGAAGACACCAGATCCGATTTCATCTATCTTTTATCGGCACTCCTATCTTGGGAGATGAAACTTATGGTGAAACTTCCACTAAAAGTTTAGTTCCTAAACCAAAGCGTTTTTTATTACATTCATATCTTCTAAAATTCAAAAACGAATTTGATGAAGATGTGAAAATTGTATCCGAACCTCCGAGCGATTTTCAACCTTATCTTCACTTTTTTTCTGGCATACGATTCCCAGAATAAGTAAGGTGGTCCTCACTTTTCCGGGAGGCGAAAATGAGCGAGTCCATAGCATTGATCGTAGGCGGGTCCGGAGCCGCAGGCCAAAGTGCAATCCAAGCATTCAGAGAACATTCTTCCAAAACAGGACAAAAATGGAAGATATACTCCACTACATCGGGAGAAACCCAGGTAGAAGGTTCTGATAAAACAATCCCATTTATCAAATTAGAGGAACCACAAGAAGCAGTTTCGAATATTCAAAAATTCTTAAATAAGGAACATGCAAAGGTAGATGTATTGATCTACACACCTGCCAGAGGAAATTTAGGATACCCGGTTTCCGAAACTCCGGATCAGGATATTATTGATACTGCAAAATTTTGTTTGGATCCAATGTTAGATCTGGAAAAAAAATTAAATCCAAGGATCACAGTTGGATATTCAGCTTATTATTATCTTCCCCACTTACTAACTTTCTATGGTTCTTTAGCATTTATAAAAAAGAAAATGGAAGAATGGGCGGTCCAAAAACCTGATTCCAGAAAGATTATCCGCGCGGGAACATTTTTTAGCCAAAGTGTAAGAGGGATCACGATCATTTTGCAAAGACTTGCAAAATCTTCTCCTCATCCTGACTTACAAAAACTGATGGAAGAACAAAAATCCTCTGGGAAAAAGTTTGGAGACTTCTTCATTGATTATATCCAACAAAAGGAAAATGAAAGTTTTGGAAAAAACTTTCCATCTATTCCGTATAGGATCACTGAACCAAAAGATCTGAAAATCGCCTTATTAAAAATTTTAGAAGGAGAGAATGCTCCCATTGTTTCCTTAGT
Encoded here:
- the perRB gene encoding peroxide-responsive transcriptional repressor PerRB, coding for MTVLGKHKQYCLTPDEIESRLKSVSIQPTMQRISICQYVLCEADHPTAEEVKEWVDKRSLKMSLATVYNTLNVLVSAGLLREFKFSCLGKSVFDSNIDDHFHFFDEKSGKFHDLDSELLTIDSKLPKEFKVNKMDILFTGSLEESNVSV
- a CDS encoding helix-turn-helix domain-containing protein, whose translation is MKQADAEELDGKELISSEHITEVVKENLKLIRHTKGLSLDKLASRCGVSRAMLSQIEQGKSVPTIAVLWKIATGLNVPFSELLKEKGTEGVFLLKAENTKVLYSSSKVYSSRALFPFIGGRRVEFYELILKPGGIEVAEAHKAGTTENLVVVQGKLRLRVGDKVVELDAKDSVYFRADVPHEYINPTDTETLMYLVMEYTDEAS
- the lpdA gene encoding dihydrolipoyl dehydrogenase produces the protein MAENYDLTVIGGGPGGYVAAIRAAQLGLNVCLVEKEKLGGVCLNWGCIPTKALLESAHLLESIRKSESFGLKVEKASPDFPNIIKRSRGVADTMSNGVEFLMKKNKISVKKGNAVFKDKNTIWLPDTSKEEIQSEYFIIATGARPKEFPGLPFDGEKVLSSKHAMLQNSPPKTLAVIGAGAIGIEFADFYSSMGTQVTIVEMQDKILPLEDSEISNLLNRSFVKRGIQILTSVGVSEPKLESDGVSILLKGEGIAPEGERRKFDKVLVAIGVTPNTEDIHLEEIGVFLQKGFIKVDSKFKTKVSNIYAIGDCIGAPLLAHVASTEGVKAAEAISIQNKNPHGLVFEPLDYLKIPACTYCHPEVASVGLKEEEAKKSGIDVVVGKFPFRANGRAQALGEVEGMVKLVADRKTGEVLGAHLIGPNVTEILGEINLGMGSELTLKEIAGRIHAHPTLSESVMEAAAQALGEAINI
- a CDS encoding RluA family pseudouridine synthase is translated as MRETKHKFQVPKTPIHKWYEKGFILAVEKPAGIPAQATFDPNRPNLEDLVRQQEKEPDLRLLHRLDRDTSGILLFCKEPSRNKEADSILADSKKTYIAVCNGIPTEKEFRVECFLKDGKGKVSSVRSGGKKAITDFTLLSASKEKNISLIAAKLVTGRRHQIRFHLSFIGTPILGDETYGETSTKSLVPKPKRFLLHSYLLKFKNEFDEDVKIVSEPPSDFQPYLHFFSGIRFPE